The Micromonospora sp. NBC_00421 DNA window TGCGAACGTCGTCGGCGACGGCGACCGCGCTGGCAAGTTCCGTGGCCACGGCTATCGGCCCTTAGGAAGGAACGTGGCGTGTGCTGCGCTGTACGCCTCCATGAAGCCACGCGATTCAAGGGCCAGCTTCATCAGGTTTTTAGCGTCCGGGTGCATGTAGATGGCGTAGAACAGGCGTGTGCCTGCGTTGACCTTGGCGATCAGGTCAGCGGCCAGCACGTCACCGGCGACCGGACCGGCAGCAGGGCTGGCGTCCTCGTCGCCGCTCACGAGCGTTCCGGCCCGAACAGGGTGTCGTAGTCGGCGTCCGCGAGCTGCGGAATCGTCGAATCCTCCGCCGTCTCACGGGGCATACCCCGCCACACCGCGTACGCCACCCACTCGGGCTTACGGGCGTTCTGGGCTGGACGCTCCACCGGCTCCACCGGTTCGGCCGTCTGCTCGGCAGCCTGCACGGCCACCACATCCGGCAGCGGGTCCGGCACCACATGCACCGCCGCGTTCAGGTCCGGGTCGCCGCCCAGCACCTCCGGCGGACGGCCGGCCAGCTCGTCACGGGTCATGCCGTCGATGTCCTCTCGCGGCATGCCCTGGCCCAGCCAGTACGCCTCCCAGTCGGCACGGCGCGCGTTCCCGGCCGGGCGTTCGATCACCCCGGCGTGGACGGGCAGCACATGCTCACCCACGACCAGCCCCAGGTTCGACACGGCCGACGCGGGCACGTCATCACCCGGGTTGTAAGCGCGCACCCCGTTGACCTGGATCGGCTGCTGCGCGATGTACTCGGCAGGTGCACGCACGTCAGGCCCCCACAATCCAGTAGGTGACCTCGGACGCGGTGCCGTCGATGGCGAGCGGCACTCGACCGTTGGCGTCGGCGTAGGAGGTCGGCACACGGATCGCGGCGGCAGCACCGGCGGCCACCGTCACCACCCGGGACGCGACCGCCAAGCCGTCGTACAGCGCAGCCACGCTGAGCGTGAGGGTGTGCGATCCGGCACCGGTGTTGCGGGCGATGACCAGCGCACCCGCCGGCACCGTGTCCGAACTGGCGGTGCCGGTCCGCTGGGTCAGAGTCGTGCCCGCGCTCGTCGGCGCTTGGGCCGCATAGTCAGCCATCAGTGTTCGCTTTCTTCAGGGGATGGTCAGAGCAGCCAGTCGCCCCACGCGGGCGCAGCCGGGAAGCTGTAGACAGGCAGCAGCACCGGTTCCGACCCGGCACCACCACCAGCGGCGTCATTCGCGGCGATCAGCCGCAGCAGGTCCGCATCGGCGCGGGCATCCAGCGCGGCAGCCCGAGCTAGGTCGCCGTCGTCGCGGGGGAACGCGCGGACAATCGCAGCCGCCGCCCGCAACGCGGTCACATGCTGCGCCAGCGGGTAGACGGCCTCCGCCAGCAGTCCAACGGCGGCAGCCACCGGCGGCCACGCACCCTCAATCAGCCGCGTGGCCTGCACGTCCGTCGGCGACGTTGCCACGCTGAACGTGCCCAGATATGCCTGCGAACCGGGGGTTACCACATCCACCGTCATGTACGGGATGTGGTCGGCGACCTGGGCCACCGACGGTGCCCACACGGGTAGAGCCACACCGGCCTCCTCGCCTGCGGTGACGGTCGCATCGGCGAGCAGCAGAGTGGCAGCAGCCATGACGGCGGACACGTCGGAAACGGTCACCGCGTCGGCGTCGAAGTCGCTGGCACCGTCCAGGGCTGCTGTCGCCGGCTGCACGGCCACCGCGTCAGCGGTCATGCTCGACGCGCTGCCCAGGGCTGATGCCGCCGAGGCGATGTGTGTCCCGGTCGCGGTGAGCGAAGACCCCGCCGCCAAGGCTGCCGCAGCAGGCGCAACCCGGGTGGCCGAAGCCGTCAACGACGACGCAGCCGACAGGCTGCCGGCAGCAGCCACCGACAGGGGGATGACCGTGGTCATCGACACCCGGGTCACACCATCGAGGGAAGTGATGCCCTTGTAGTCGATGGTGATGCTGCTACCAGCGTCGCTAACATCCAGCCACCCGTACGCCTGCATCGTGGGTCCGCCGAGCGTGTACGTGCCCTGCGACCACGTGTCGGTGGGGGTGGTCGACGACTGTTGGATGGGTGCCCCGCCGGCCTGCGGGATGCCACGCGTGCCGGTGGAGGTGCCGTCGTCAGCCCACAGGTAGTGCCTGTCCCCGGCGATGACGTACACCCGGCCGGGCACGTTGGTCGCCATGTACGTGGACAGTTCGTCGAATTCGTTGGGGTAGCTGCCCCACCTGCCGCTGCCGTTGCCGTCGTCACGCCACGGGTAGTTGGCGCACACGATCTTGACGGGCTCGGCGGCGACGAGCTGCGCCTTGAACCAGCTCTTCTGCTCGACACCCAGCATCGTCTTGGTCGGGCTGTTGCTGGTGGCCTGCGGATCCCGGTAGGAGCGCACATCCAACTGGATAAGCCGAACCCTGCCGACCACCCACGTGAAGTACATGCCCCGGCCGTTGGTGGCGGGCAGCGGGTAGGTGGGAAACAGGCGACGCCACTGTGCGGCCACCAGATCACCGGCCGCCGCAGTCCGGTCGGACGTGTCGCCACCCCAGTCGTGGTTGTCGACCTCATACGCGAGGGGGATCTTCGCCACCGTCGGGGCCATGCTCGCCGACCCCAACGACGTCATGTACTGGGCGAGTAGCTGCGCGGCAGTGGTGGTGCCGTCCGGGTCCAGGTAGTGCATGTCGCCCCCGTGGGAGCCGAACAACGCCCGCCCGTACGGGCCGTTGCGGGCGAGGATCGCCGCGAACGTGGAATCGGTGGGGGCGTTGAACTGGCACGACGAAAACCACAGGGAGAACGACGCCTGCGATCCGGCGGCGGGGAACGTCTTGACCTCACCCCGACCGCCGGTCAGCAGCAGACCGTCGGCTTCCACCCCGAAGTAGTAGGCGGTGTTCGCGGTCAAACCGGTTACCGGGAGTTGCACGATACCGTCGGCGTCGGGGGCCACCGTGCTGCCGTACACGGGTGAGGTGAGACCAGAGTTGGTGGACACCACCAGCCGCGCCGACGCCGTGTTAGCCAGCCGGTAGGCGCCGGTGAACCCGGTGGGGCCGACCGCACCCGACCACGGGCCGACCTGTACTGCCGCCGCCGACGGGATGGCCGGGTAGCCGGAAGTAGACCAGTCAACGTCATCGACGACGACGGTGTAGCTGTTGACGCCGGAGCGGACCGCCCCCACCTGCAACTTGCACAGCCCAGCAGCGCCGCTGGTGTTCTGGTTCGCGGCGCTGGCCAGCGTCTCGGCGATGTTGCCGGCGGCATCCCAAATCCGCATCTCCATCTGCCCCACGGACGTGGAGAAGACGAGCACAGCCACACCGGCATCCGCCCACGTGTTCGCGGTGAGCGTCAGGGTGGAGGTGGCGAGCACCGTCCCGGCCGCGTTACGGAGTTGCAGTTTGCCGCTGTCGATCAGCCGGACCTCGGCCCGGAACGAGCCGGTGGAGTCGGCGACCAGGATGATGCGCATCCCGGTGGAGTCCGGGGGGAGCACTGGCACACGGAACCGCAACCGTCCGAACACCTGGCCGGTCGAGTTGACGTTGACGCTGGTGGTGCGCTCGGCATAGCAGATCCCCCCGGCGGTGCCGGTGGTCAACTGCATGCACTGGCTGCCTCGGTAGGGCAGGGTGTTGATGATGGTCGCGCCACCACCGGCCGGGCTGGCAATGAAGTCGAACCCGGCGGTGGCTGCGCTGGCCGCGCCAAGGGTTAGACCCTCGAAGGTGGAGACAGCCACGGCACCCCCCGGCGGGCTGGTAGGCGGGCGGTCAGGTCAAGGCGACGATGACCGACCCGATGGCGAACTGGACGCTGTCGCCGGCCTGCACGGTTTTCGACGCCGACAGGGCACCCCACCAGCAGCGGCGCGGCGAACCAGACGAGTCGAACACCTCCAACCCGACCACCGTGGTTGCCGGCATGCCTGCGAAGGTGATGAGCGCCGTGTTGGAAGCGGACCCACCCGAGGCAGCACCGAACACCACGGTCTGCCGGGCGTACGAACCACCCGTCACCTCCGTGCCGGCAGCCGACGCCGACCCGTTGGCGGTCACCAGCGCCAACTTCATCGGACCGGTCGGGGCGGCGAACGCGGCGGCACCCAGTGACGCGTCAAGCAGCCGGTTCGCCTCAGCCTGCGTCAGGTTGTTGGCCATGCGGAGCCTTCCTGCTCAGCCCAACCCGACGCCACCCACCCCCGTGGGCAGGTGGCGTCGGGTGCGGGGGTCACTGCTGGCGGGACTTCGCCAGGTCGATCAGCGCCTGCTTGTCCTGGCCGGCGAGGTCGTCGTAGCTGCCGCCCTGCGCGACGTGGTACTCCACCCACACGTCCTGACCGTGGGACGACTTCGGCGGCGAACCGTCGGTCGGGAGCTTCCCCCGCGCCGCAGCGCGCTTCGTCGCCAGCGCCTCACCGGCGTCCTCCGTGGAGGTCCGCTCCGGCAGCCGCGACTCGGCCTGCTCGCCGGTCGTCGCATTCGCCGCATCGAACTGCTCACCAGGATCGCCGTCCGCGCCCACCCGCTCGGTGTCGGCGACCACCGCCCCCGCCGAGTCGACGCCCACATCCTGCGAACCGCCGACCTTCTCGATCAGCCCCACCGACAGGTTGTGCTCGATCTGCCCCGGCTTCGCGTCCGCCGGGACAGTCTGACCCCGGTAGAACATGACCCGCTGGTGGCCGGCGTCGGTGACCGTGTCGAACTGGGCGCAGTGCCCCGTCACCACATACGTGTCTGCCATGACTGTCTCCTCAGCTGCCAGTGCCGGTGATACGGATGCCGGCACCCGGCTCGGTGACGATCGGAACGGTCAGGCGACGCGCCCACAGATCCCAGCCGTCACGCTCCGGCCGGCGCATCGTCTGCACCTGGATGTTGTAGGCACCGGTCGCGTAGCCCGGGTCCTGGTTGACCTCGTCGGCCATGCCGCCGAGCTGCTTCGAATCGATGACCCACACGTCGTTCGACGGCAGGTTCGCGGCGCTGGTGTAGACGACCTTGAACTTGCCGACCCGGTCGATGTCACCGCCGTAGATCGGGTTGTCGGTGGCTTCCCGACGCCGCAGGTTCGCGATGATCGGGTCAGACATGAGCAGCGCGTACTTGCTGGTGGACATGAGCAGCAGGTCCGGGTTGTAGCCCATGTTCAGGTCGGTGATCTTCGCCGCCGCGACCTCGACGTCACGGAAGATCGACGCCGAGGCGTTGTCCCACGTGGCGGTCGCGGCCTGGGTGGCGGTGATCGCCGACGACACTGCCGCCGTCGACAGTCCCTCGATCTTGTTGGCGACGGTGTTGACGGCCTTCGTCAGCTGCCGGTCCACCTCGTCACCGGCGTACACGGATCGCTTGATCCGTTCGTCGCTGATGAAGAACGCCTCACCCCACTTGGTGACCGCAGCCAGTGCGGCGACACCCTGCGCGGGGGTGTCACGCGGGTACTCGGAGCCGGGGGCGACGGCCTTCACCGGCCGGGTGTTCAGGAACGGCTCCGACACCTCGTACATGACGGCCCCACCGGACGAGCGGAACCGCTGGGTGAGGATCTGGTCGGAGATGAACCGCAGGTCGGTGAGGTCCCGCAGCCGCCGGCCGATGAGGGTCGGGGACTGGAGGAACCGGGAGATGGTGACGAGTTCACCGGAGATGGTGGGGGCGGCCGGCGGGTAGCTCGGTCCGGGCATGGGGGGTGTGTCCCTTCTGGGGGTGCCCGGTTTCCGGGCATGCAGTTCAGGCCCGCCACCGGGGGGTGGTCGGGCCTGCGAAGTTCGAGCGGGTTGGGTGACACCCGCCCAGCGGGGGCGGGTGTCTACCGGTGGAGGGTCAGATTTCCATCCACGTCACGGACGCACCGTCCGCAGCGGTGGTCAGCGCCACGCCGATGTTGGTGACCCCGGCCGTCGCCGATGCGACCGTGCCGGCGGCACCAGCGTCAACGCGGGCAGCGGCGGTGATCGCACCCGACGCGGTGGAGATGTGAGTGATGCCCCGAGCGAACACCGTGACCGAGCCGTTGGTGGCAGCATCGAAGGCTGCCACCCCGACGACCGCCGGGCTTGCGGCACCGGCGGGGGCGACGGTGCCGGAGCCGGAGACGGCAACGACCTGCCCACCGGTGATCGTCGCGGACGCTTGGAGGGTGATCTCGTGACCGGGAACGTAATCCGGGGTGTAGTCGCCCATGGTTACGCCTCCTTGCTGAACGGGGTGGAGAACAGGCCGGCGATGTCGTCGGGCACGTCCACGGGGTTGGTGGTGTCGTCGCCGCCGGTGTAGCCGGACGCGGCCACCGGAACAGCGGTGTTGGGGGCGATCGACGCCAGGATCTCCGTGATGACCTCGGGGGCCCGGTCGTAGCGGGCCTCCCAGCCCTCACGGTCGGCCGGCTTCAGCTTCCCGGCCGCGACGGCACCGTCGAACAGGTTCTTCTTGGTGTCGGCGGCAGCGGAGGCGTTGATGCGGGCCAGCTCACCGGACAGGCGGGCGATCTCGGCCTTCATCTCGTCGTCGCGGGCCGCCGACGCGGCGACCTGCTCCGGGTTGGGCTGCTCGTCGGCCTTCGTCTTGAGGGCGTCGAGCGCCGCCAGGATGGCGGTGTCGTCGGCGTCCTCGGTGAGGCCGAGCCGCGAGCGCACGTCGGTGCTCAGAGTGGACACAGGGTCCTCTCCCTTCGGGTCGGTGGATGGTGCGGTTTCCGGCTCGGCGGCCGGGGGTTCGGGGGCCGGTGCAGCGGCCGGTTCCGGGGGCGGTACCGGGTTCGGTTCACCGGCGGTCACCTCCGGGGTGTTGTCTCGCCCGGCGGGCAGGCTGTGCAGCGGCGTTACCGGCGGCGGGGCGGGGCGGGACTCGTCCCGGGACGCGTACACCGCCACCGACGCGGCGACCTGCTCTGCCGGCACGTAGTCGAGGGCCACCTTGCGGGGCTCCCCGAACGTCACCGTGTCCCCGTCGACCGTGACGGGCACTGCGAGGGTGGTCCGGTCGGTGTCGTCCATAACGATCACGTCGGAGGCGCGCACCTGCACGATGTACTGCTGCACGGGTGCGGTTGCGTTCCAGGCGGCCTTGATCCGGTCCGCCGCGTCGGGCTGCGGGTTGGGCATGTCGGCTCCTTGTCCGGCGGAGGCGGTCTTCTTCTGGTTCGGCATGTGACCGAACACGTCGCGGTACCAAGCGGAGGTGACCCGCTTCGCCTTGACCGGGTCCATGAACTTCTTGAGGTAGGAGAAGAGGGCTCGCCACGGGTGCGGCTTGTCGCGCCACTTGGCCAGCCCTTCCGGGTCTTTCGTCCAGTACCGCTTGAGCCGGTTCTCGTCGCTGCCGTCTGCCGCCGCCACCATGCCGTCGTCGCGGGCGAAGGGGATGGAGTCGTACTGGTAGCTGTCATCGGTCGACGTGAGGGGAATGTCGGTGCGGTCACCGCCGAACACCACCCGCACCCGGTCGAATCGGATCGGCCCCACCCGGTCGGTAAGGGCTGCCAGCTTGGTGAGGTCATCGGTGTAGGCGAGCGTCAGATGCGCCACCCACGGCTCGTGCTGCGCCGGTAGTTCCAGCAGGGTCTCGGCCTGCACATCACGGACGGTGGTCCGACACAGGTACTGCGCGTCGGCGACATATTCACCCGACACGCCCAGGACAACGCAGGTGTCCCGGTCGGCGCGGCCAGGGTTGAACACGCTCAACGCGAACCCGTCCGCGTCCACCGGAGGGAAACCGGTGGTGGCGCGGCTGATGGCGTCGACCAGCCGGTTGCGTGCCTTGTCGGGAATCTGGGATGCCTCACCCAGGTACATGAGGGTGACGTGCAGTTCGTCGGCTGCTTCGCCGCCGTCAACGGCCAGCCGCGCGGCGTCGGCTTCGGTGGGAATGAGCGCCACCATCGCGCCCGTGTGCTGCGCGGGTTCGGCGGCGGTGATCCGGATGGAGATACGCACCTCCCCTTCCGGCGCGTCAGCGGAGGCGGCCAGCCCGTACAGGGCGCGCACGTCGGCGAGGGATTGCAGGCTGGTGAGGGTGCCGACACCGGGTCGGGTCACCCCGAGTAGGGCGACACCGTCCAGCACGAATGGGTGGGTGTGCCCGAGCTGGCAGCGCCGGTTGTACGCGCCCTCCACGGACCGGTCCGGGTAGGCGGACGCCATCACCTGATCCAGCCAGGCAGGCACCCCAACGTAGTCGCCGATGAGGGTGTGACCGCCGTCGACCAGACGCAGGTTCTCCACCCAGCCGATCGCAGGCTCACCGTCCCCGCCGTCGGTGGAGGCGCGGGGGGTGAACCGGCTGTCGGTGTGCCCGATCCACAGCACAGGCCGGCGGATCGCCGGGCACTGCTGGGCGGCAACAGCGGCGGCCAGGTCGGCGGGGGAGGCATCCCACCGCCCGGATGACAGCGCCCACGATCCAGCGCGCACCAGTTCCACACCGTCGCGGCGCACCAGTTTCACGGTGTCGGACATCAGCCCTCCCGCCTGCTGGTCGGTAAGTGCAGTCAGGAGCGCCACGCCCCGCGCTCGCGGAGGATGGCGCGGGCCTGCGGTGCCCAGTCCTGCGGGCGCGTGGCGATTGGCGAGTTGAGCGCAGGCCGGCGGAACAGGCTGAGGTCCAACGGCGCGGGCTGTCGGATGGTGGGTAGCGGCGGAAGGCATCCGCTGCACGATCCGAGGCAGGCCGGGTAGTGCAGGCTGTTGCCGTACTGCTGCGGTTCCATGTCGATGGGGTCGTCCATCAGACCCGCTCCGGCCAGTGCCAGGAACCGCCAGCCTGCTCGTTTTCCTGGTTGTGGCAGCCACCAGCGGCCAGCGAGTGGAAGAACATGCCGGTCGGGTTCAGGACGCACAGGCCGACGATGTTGTTCTCCCCGACCTCGGTGACGATGGCGGACCGGCACTCCGAGGTGAACGCCTGGCTGCCGTCGCTGCGCGGCGGGGTGCCGTGGCTGACGTAGTGCACGATGCGGCCAACGGTCGGCTTCATTCCGCCACCGTCCTTTCAGTCAGTCGATGGGGTGGAAGAAACCCCGGCACCTGTCGCGCCCGAGGCATGCCCGGTAGCGGCCGGTGGGGTAGTCGGCGAGGGCGTCGGCGATGCTGTCGTATTCGGTGCCGTCCACGGCGGTGCACGGTTCGCAGCGGTGCCGGTCGTTGACCTCCGTCGCCCGGAACCGGGTGCCCGCTGGTAGTTGGTAGAACACGACCTCGCGGCCGATGCCCTGCGCCGTGGTGGCCGCAGCAGCCAGGTTGCCGGCGACCAGGCCCGACGGTTTCGCCTGTGCAAGGTCGGTGAGCGCCGCGCGTACCGCACCTGCCACCTGCTCCGGGTTGGCATCGGCCCCTGTCTGCCCGAGAGCAGTACGGGCGGCAGCCGACGCGAACCCGGCCACGATCAGATCGGTGACGGCCTGCGCCTGCTGGCCGATCCGCTCCCGCGCCTCATCGGGCAGGTTCGCCGACAAACCGGGGCGGCCCGCCTCCCGAACCGCACCCGCCGCAGCAGACTCGGCCAGGGCGAGCATTCCCGCCGTCACCACCCCGGCTAGGGCGGCAGCCACAGCAGGCGGCACCACCAAAGCACCAAGGCCAACAATCATCCCCGCAGCCAGCTCAGCGGACACCGCGTCGGCCATCGCGTCCACCAGCGGCGGGGATTCCTGCTCCCACCCTGCGGTCATGTCCTGCACCGCCTGCGCGTGCGCCGCATCCAGACCGGCAGCATCAGGTGCGGCGGCGGCAACCGTCGCCGGGCGCGGCGTGCCACCCCGTGCCGTCGGAGCCGGGGTCGGTGCACCCGTGCGCTCCGGCAGCCGGTACTCCCGCCGCACCCACGCCTCAAGCCCCGGATCAGCCGACAGGGCACCCGAGTTGAGCAGTAGTTGCAGTGATTCGGCGGTCACCTCACGGCGCGACCCGATCCCCGACACCACCACGCGGGGGACCGGTTCGTCCTCACCCCAGTTCCAGTCGACGATCCGCGCGGCAGCCTGCCGGGTGGCGGTGTCGGCGATGAACTCGCCTTCCGCCTCCAACGCCAGCGTCCACGAGTCGATGAACGCGGTGCCCAGCGCCCGCGATCCGGTCTCGCTGGTACCCAAGTCGAGGTGCCCCATCAGCACACTGGTGGCGATTTCCTGGTTGAGGAACCGGATGAAACCGAGGGTGTCCGGAACCGACCCCGACAGGCCGACGATCTTCACCGTGAACCCGGGGGGTGCGGCAACACCAGCTTGGTCACCGGCGCGCGCCGCCGACATCATCTGCTGCGCCGCCTGCAACTGCGCCTGCGTCGGGTTCGTGCCCGGGGCGGCCTCCGCTACCGGAACCCCTGCACCCCACCGGCGGTTGGAGATCGCGGCAACCCGCATCATTTCCCGCTTCAACAGCCACGGGGCGTACGCCGGTCGGATCAGGGACGTGCCCTGCCAGGACGCACCCTCCCGGTTTCGGGAGTAGAAGACGAGCCGGTCGGCGGGGATCTGCGGCGACCGCTGCCGGGTCGTCAACTGCTGATCAATGCCGAGCAGGGCACCCGTCTTCGGGTCGGCGTGAATCGCGGAGATCGTGGCCGGGATCCGCTCGGCTAGGGCCGTCAACCGGGCGCGACCATCCGCGCCGATCTCCGCCTGCATCTCGAACACGTAATGCCCGAACACCTCACTGAGCAGCGCCGACCGCAGGTGGTCGTTCCACGACACACCCCGACGGCGGGCACCCGACGGTCGGTCCACCCCGACGACGTTGAGGCCGAGGCAGTCGGCAACCAGTTGGGTGACCTCCGGCCGGCACCCCGAGCCGTCCAACTGCCACTGGGCACGCCGCAGTTGCAGCCCATACCCGTCGATGATCGCCGCCAGGCGCGAGTCCCGGCGCATCTCCGAGAACACTTGAACAGACGTCGGGTACCAAAGATCCGGAATATGCTCATAGACGTCGTTGACGATCGTCCCGTACTGGGTGTCATCGACCATGCCGAGCATGCGGGTGGGGGCAGTCACGACTCACCCCCGGCGTCTGCTATTTCTCGTTCGCAGTTGCAGGGGAGCGCCAATCAAACGGACTGCTCAGGTAAGCCGATGCTCTACTCAGCCATCCCGGGCGTTCTATATGCCCTAGCCCGGTGTTGCAGGGTATGCAGAGCCAGCCACGAACCTTCCCAGACTCGTGGCAATGATCGATGCATTGACCTTGATTCGTCCGGCAAACCCAGCACAGGCCACCATAGCGACCGACCATCTGCCGGAACTGGGGCTCGGTAATTCCGTATACGTCATACCGGACCCCGGCCCGCCGATCGGGAACACAAGTGTCGCAACGCTTCTGAACCCTGCTGCGCGGGGTGAAGGCGGCGCTACAATGCGTGCATGTCCAGGTCTTCGGCTTCGGGCGGCATTCAGCGCAGAGGCGCTGATTCCCGGACGCCGGAGTGTAGCCAACGCCGCACTTCTTGCAAGACCTGCGGCGGTACTGCCCAGCCGAGCAGCCATGCACCTTCACGCTGCATGCCCTTGAGCAGGTGCCTTGGTTCGGATTCTTCCGGCTCGGGCGGAACATCCGCCCGCAGGCCGGACACTCGCGCTCCGGCGGGAGGCACGCCGATGAGCAGTAAGCGGCGGTGTGATGCTCGGCGATGAATGACCTACCGCACTGCCGGCACGTCCGGTCGTAGGTGAACCCGGTCGACAAACGCCGCTGGCGGGGCGTGCCTCGTCGGGTAAGGTCTTCCATGTTGGCGCTCCCTGAAGCGTCGGCCGCAGCCCGGGGGTGTTCCAGCACCCGCCGGGCCTTTTCTTTATTGTCGCACTCACGCCAAGTCAACGCGAATGCAATATTCGCCTACAGTGGCACGGTTTCCAGGTTTATACCTTCGGAGTAAGAGGCGGTCGGATTGGGCAACGCCGGGGCGGGCTTAGTTATAGCTACCCGCACCGCATATGCGAGCGTATCCACTTGGTCATCGTGTGCACCGTTCGGGAAAGCCGCCGCTTCGTCCACGAAGACCTTCGTCCACCACGCCCCAGCTGGCAGCCACACCCGCCCGTTCGACGCCCACGCCGACGCCGGCAAAGCCCGCGACAACTTGTCCGTGTCCGCCGTCAACGGGCTGATGGGGATACCGGCGTTCGCAGCCTCCCGCACCAGCGTCATGCCGTGCTGGGTTGCCTCCACGAACACGGTGTCCAGCTTCCACCGCTCCACCAGGGGGCGGGCGTGCGTGAAGTGGTCCTGTTCGCCGATGCGCGCCCGCACCCGCTCCAATAGCACCAGGTCGCCGGAGATGGTGCGCGCCCACGCCGAGATGACCGTGTAGTCGGCGCTCGTCTTCGTGGACGCGGCGAGGTCGACGGTGGCGAACCGCCAGCAGTCCCGCAGGTCGTAGGCGTGCGGGCCGAGGGCGATCCGTTCCCCACCGGAAGGCGTCCAGTACCGCCACCAGATGCGTTTGAACAGGTTTCCCTCGGCGGGGGCGGGACGCTGCTGGTACATGGCGGCGAACACGTACTCGCCGACGTCCTTGCGGACTTGGCCCCAGTCCCGGTCACCCCGGGCGGAGATCATGCCTTCGCCGCGCTGCCGGCCGAGGATGTCGTTGTCTTCTTCGGCGACGGCGGGGATGCGTAGCACCCGCCACCGGCCACCACTGTTCTGGTCGCCTTCGTTGGCGATGATCCGTTGGATGGGCTCCGACTCGTGCCACAGGGTTTGAATCCACGCCATGCGCGCTTTGGGGCTACCCATGCGGGGCACTAGCACCGACTGGTAGACGCTCATCGCCTTGTCGCGGATCTTCTCCGACTGGGCTTCGCTCATGTTCTTGAGGGGGTCATCCACCAGGATCACATCACCCGGCTTACCGGTGATCGATCCGTTGATGCCGGCGCAGTACACCTGCCCCCTGTGCCCGGCAATGTTCCACCGGCCGGCGGCCCGGGAGTCCTTGCGGAGCCGGATGCCGAGGTCGATGCCGCCTTCTTCACCCGACCACCGG harbors:
- a CDS encoding alkaline phosphatase D family protein, producing the protein MAVSTFEGLTLGAASAATAGFDFIASPAGGGATIINTLPYRGSQCMQLTTGTAGGICYAERTTSVNVNSTGQVFGRLRFRVPVLPPDSTGMRIILVADSTGSFRAEVRLIDSGKLQLRNAAGTVLATSTLTLTANTWADAGVAVLVFSTSVGQMEMRIWDAAGNIAETLASAANQNTSGAAGLCKLQVGAVRSGVNSYTVVVDDVDWSTSGYPAIPSAAAVQVGPWSGAVGPTGFTGAYRLANTASARLVVSTNSGLTSPVYGSTVAPDADGIVQLPVTGLTANTAYYFGVEADGLLLTGGRGEVKTFPAAGSQASFSLWFSSCQFNAPTDSTFAAILARNGPYGRALFGSHGGDMHYLDPDGTTTAAQLLAQYMTSLGSASMAPTVAKIPLAYEVDNHDWGGDTSDRTAAAGDLVAAQWRRLFPTYPLPATNGRGMYFTWVVGRVRLIQLDVRSYRDPQATSNSPTKTMLGVEQKSWFKAQLVAAEPVKIVCANYPWRDDGNGSGRWGSYPNEFDELSTYMATNVPGRVYVIAGDRHYLWADDGTSTGTRGIPQAGGAPIQQSSTTPTDTWSQGTYTLGGPTMQAYGWLDVSDAGSSITIDYKGITSLDGVTRVSMTTVIPLSVAAAGSLSAASSLTASATRVAPAAAALAAGSSLTATGTHIASAASALGSASSMTADAVAVQPATAALDGASDFDADAVTVSDVSAVMAAATLLLADATVTAGEEAGVALPVWAPSVAQVADHIPYMTVDVVTPGSQAYLGTFSVATSPTDVQATRLIEGAWPPVAAAVGLLAEAVYPLAQHVTALRAAAAIVRAFPRDDGDLARAAALDARADADLLRLIAANDAAGGGAGSEPVLLPVYSFPAAPAWGDWLL
- a CDS encoding phage tail fiber protein; translation: MANNLTQAEANRLLDASLGAAAFAAPTGPMKLALVTANGSASAAGTEVTGGSYARQTVVFGAASGGSASNTALITFAGMPATTVVGLEVFDSSGSPRRCWWGALSASKTVQAGDSVQFAIGSVIVALT
- a CDS encoding phage major capsid protein — protein: MPGPSYPPAAPTISGELVTISRFLQSPTLIGRRLRDLTDLRFISDQILTQRFRSSGGAVMYEVSEPFLNTRPVKAVAPGSEYPRDTPAQGVAALAAVTKWGEAFFISDERIKRSVYAGDEVDRQLTKAVNTVANKIEGLSTAAVSSAITATQAATATWDNASASIFRDVEVAAAKITDLNMGYNPDLLLMSTSKYALLMSDPIIANLRRREATDNPIYGGDIDRVGKFKVVYTSAANLPSNDVWVIDSKQLGGMADEVNQDPGYATGAYNIQVQTMRRPERDGWDLWARRLTVPIVTEPGAGIRITGTGS
- a CDS encoding capsid cement protein, with product MGDYTPDYVPGHEITLQASATITGGQVVAVSGSGTVAPAGAASPAVVGVAAFDAATNGSVTVFARGITHISTASGAITAAARVDAGAAGTVASATAGVTNIGVALTTAADGASVTWMEI
- a CDS encoding 2'-5' RNA ligase family protein; protein product: MSDTVKLVRRDGVELVRAGSWALSSGRWDASPADLAAAVAAQQCPAIRRPVLWIGHTDSRFTPRASTDGGDGEPAIGWVENLRLVDGGHTLIGDYVGVPAWLDQVMASAYPDRSVEGAYNRRCQLGHTHPFVLDGVALLGVTRPGVGTLTSLQSLADVRALYGLAASADAPEGEVRISIRITAAEPAQHTGAMVALIPTEADAARLAVDGGEAADELHVTLMYLGEASQIPDKARNRLVDAISRATTGFPPVDADGFALSVFNPGRADRDTCVVLGVSGEYVADAQYLCRTTVRDVQAETLLELPAQHEPWVAHLTLAYTDDLTKLAALTDRVGPIRFDRVRVVFGGDRTDIPLTSTDDSYQYDSIPFARDDGMVAAADGSDENRLKRYWTKDPEGLAKWRDKPHPWRALFSYLKKFMDPVKAKRVTSAWYRDVFGHMPNQKKTASAGQGADMPNPQPDAADRIKAAWNATAPVQQYIVQVRASDVIVMDDTDRTTLAVPVTVDGDTVTFGEPRKVALDYVPAEQVAASVAVYASRDESRPAPPPVTPLHSLPAGRDNTPEVTAGEPNPVPPPEPAAAPAPEPPAAEPETAPSTDPKGEDPVSTLSTDVRSRLGLTEDADDTAILAALDALKTKADEQPNPEQVAASAARDDEMKAEIARLSGELARINASAAADTKKNLFDGAVAAGKLKPADREGWEARYDRAPEVITEILASIAPNTAVPVAASGYTGGDDTTNPVDVPDDIAGLFSTPFSKEA